The following proteins are co-located in the Melanotaenia boesemani isolate fMelBoe1 chromosome 5, fMelBoe1.pri, whole genome shotgun sequence genome:
- the smim20 gene encoding small integral membrane protein 20, giving the protein MSKNTRIALVFGGFITAVAAALYPIFVYPLSHREEYREVQKMNRAGINQADVQPVGVKIWSDPFKPVDK; this is encoded by the exons ATGTCCAAAAACACGAGAATAGCGTTGGTGTTTGGAGGCTTTATAACGGCAGTTGCCGCTGCGTTATACCCCATTTTTGTCTATCCACTCTCGCACAGAGAAGAGTACA gaGAAGTCCAGAAAATGAACCGGGCAGGAATCAACCAGGCCGATGTGCAGCCTGTGG GTGTGAAGATATGGTCTGATCCATTTAAGCCAGTGGACAAATGA